Proteins co-encoded in one Papaver somniferum cultivar HN1 chromosome 5, ASM357369v1, whole genome shotgun sequence genomic window:
- the LOC113279435 gene encoding uncharacterized protein LOC113279435 produces the protein MFETSIPITSGIKNPNGSHGSFADILKGKKTLIPTYVDLSRLPNPTLKEEKICNGTAATVNNHLLKLIDWYPGFKPNKQRSSHAAVWVMFPDLPVELWTEKSLLSIGKILGNPIVVDEKTLQLDYGFYASVPIDIDFAKHIPERIHLTSGGQEFWKYIDIQKYPKFCSKCNIVGHNDAECKKQSAKTEGNKEKQQKVDMGENSFKRSYDPNAGKKWQVKKSSTELPEVSGGEEVILVNSKQFEQDIEKRKAAIAHVGQNKIVASKEIIRDAISEQLQKELASYEVEFREAQLKLIKCKNAIAVQTTLAARSKQNDAIATISGAKDRVTGSKKSTESNLDLVGKSGTKHDMENVLEGKSVPKQNFGNKLCGKKR, from the exons atgtttgaaacatcaaTCCCTATAACATCAGGGATTAAAAATCCTAATGGTAGTCATGGTTCTTTTGCTGATATTCTCAaaggaaagaaaaccctaattccaacatATGTTGATCTTTCCAGGTTACCTAATCCAACTCTTAAAGAAG AGAAGATTTGTAATGGTACAGCTGCAACTGTTAATAATCACTTGTTGAAGCTAATAGATTGGTATCCAGGTTTCAAACCTAACAAACAACGTTCTTCACATGCTGCTGTTTGGGTTATGTTTCCAGATTTACCGGTTGAGCTTTGGACTGAAAAGTCTTTGCTGTCAATTGGGAAAATTCTAGGAAATCCAATTGTGGTGGATGAAAAAACATTACAGTTGGATTATGGTTTTTATGCTTCAGTTCcaattgatattgattttgctaaGCATATTCCAGAGAGAATTCATCTAACTTCAGGTGGACAAGAGTTTTGGAAGTATATTGATATTCAAAAGTATCCAAAATTTTGTTCAAAGTGTAATATTGTTGGTCACAATGATGCTGAATGCAAAAAACAATCGGCTAAAACTGAAGGGAACAAGGAGAAACAACAAAAAGTAGACATGGGTGAGAATTCCTTCAAGAGAAGTTATGATCCAAACGCCGGTAAGAAGTGGCAAGTAAAGAAATCTTCAACTGAGTTGCCAGAAGTTAGTGGGGGCGAAGAGGTGATTTTGGTAAACTCCAAACAATTTGAGCAGGATATTGAGAAGCGCAAGGCTGCAATTGCCCATGTAGGTCAAAATAAAATTGTTGCTTCAAAGGAAATAATTAGGGATGCTATTTCTGAACAGTTGCAAAAAGAGCTTGCTAGCTATGAGGTAGAATTTCGTGAGGCTCAGTTAAAATTAATTAAGTGTAAAAACGCTATTGCTGTGCAAACAACTCTAGCTGCACGTTCAAAACAAAACGATGCTATTGCAACAATTTCTGGTGCAAAGGATCGCGTAACTGGGTCTAAGAAATCTACAGAATCCAATTTGGATTTGGTTGGTAAATCTGGGACCAAGCATGACATGGAAAACGTGTTGGAAGGAAAGTCCGTTCCCaaacaaaattttggaaacaaattaTGCG